The following proteins are co-located in the Planctomycetia bacterium genome:
- a CDS encoding FemAB family PEP-CTERM system-associated protein translates to MGCQLPQVSLIEGPELDVRLDAVNQLLVASQTSSLTRDPRWLLIFRDAMKHRVFLLTATIQQEIVGFLPLVLMKSWLFGNRLVSLPYVNTAGVLTRIPELQQLLVQQAMELADRLRVKSLELRNEELVDVTDLTQPATQKVHMRLSLPAETETLWKAFNPKVRNQIRKAEKNELTVRWGALEELPAFYQVFSTNMRDLGTPVFSRKMFSRILSTFPDAAELCTVYKGMNPVASGLLLHGHGVTEVPSASSLREYNSTCANMLMYWNMLKRAVERKQRVFDFGRSSPDSPTYQFKKQWGAQAEAAAWQYYLRGGSTSDLRPDNPRFRLLINTWKKLPLWLTRWIGPPIARVIP, encoded by the coding sequence ATGGGTTGCCAGTTGCCCCAGGTCAGCCTGATAGAAGGCCCTGAACTCGATGTTCGTTTAGATGCAGTCAATCAACTACTTGTTGCGTCTCAAACTTCTTCGTTAACACGCGATCCACGCTGGTTATTGATTTTTCGTGATGCAATGAAGCATCGAGTCTTTCTACTGACTGCGACCATACAGCAGGAGATAGTTGGCTTTTTGCCTTTAGTGTTGATGAAAAGCTGGTTATTTGGCAACAGGCTGGTAAGTCTTCCGTATGTCAACACTGCTGGTGTGTTGACAAGAATTCCTGAATTGCAGCAACTACTGGTTCAGCAAGCCATGGAACTTGCGGATCGACTCAGGGTCAAATCTCTCGAACTACGAAATGAAGAACTGGTAGATGTAACGGACCTGACACAACCTGCGACTCAAAAAGTGCATATGCGATTAAGTTTACCGGCTGAAACTGAAACACTCTGGAAAGCATTTAATCCGAAAGTACGGAATCAGATTCGCAAGGCTGAGAAAAATGAATTAACAGTGCGTTGGGGTGCCTTGGAAGAACTGCCTGCCTTTTATCAGGTTTTCTCGACGAACATGCGTGATCTTGGAACGCCGGTATTCAGTCGGAAGATGTTCAGCCGCATTCTTTCAACTTTTCCAGATGCAGCTGAACTGTGTACCGTGTACAAGGGAATGAATCCTGTTGCTTCCGGATTACTGCTTCACGGTCATGGGGTGACTGAAGTTCCCAGTGCGTCATCACTGCGTGAGTATAATTCAACCTGTGCCAACATGCTTATGTACTGGAATATGCTCAAACGCGCAGTCGAACGAAAACAGCGAGTGTTTGATTTTGGTAGAAGTTCGCCTGATAGTCCAACTTACCAGTTCAAGAAACAATGGGGCGCTCAAGCTGAAGCTGCAGCCTGGCAGTATTATCTGCGAGGAGGTTCGACTTCAGACTTACGGCCCGATAACCCCAGATTTCGATTGCTGATCAACACCTGGAAGAAATTGCCGCTCTGGCTCACTCGATGGATAGGTCCGCCTATTGCCAGAGTGATTCCATAA
- a CDS encoding GDP-mannose 4,6-dehydratase → MNCLVTGAAGFIGSHLSERLLALGHHVTGIDSFNPYYDRRIKERNLSVCKRHADYQFNELDLRTDQLDHLVKNVEVIFHLAAMPGLTQSWVDFENYWTCNALATRQLLEAVRKSCPKLHRFIHVSTSSVYGKFASGDEMLATRPISPYGVTKLAAENLCWSFAEAWKLPIVILRYFSVYGPRQRPDMGYQRFIEAFSRKQAVHIYGDGLQVRGNTFVSDCVAATIAAVDAPVHEVFNIGGMEMANVWDIIQKLKGITGIDPEIVIRPERPGDQRHTFADCSKAGRHLRWQPQISLTDGLTQQWNWHLQNNL, encoded by the coding sequence ATGAATTGTCTGGTTACCGGTGCTGCCGGCTTCATTGGATCACACTTGTCTGAGCGATTACTTGCACTCGGTCATCACGTGACAGGGATAGATTCCTTTAATCCCTATTATGATCGACGTATCAAAGAAAGAAATTTGAGCGTATGCAAACGACATGCAGATTACCAATTTAATGAACTGGATCTTCGGACAGACCAGTTAGACCACCTGGTGAAGAATGTTGAAGTGATTTTCCATCTGGCAGCCATGCCAGGTCTAACTCAAAGCTGGGTTGATTTTGAGAATTACTGGACATGCAATGCCCTTGCCACCAGGCAATTACTGGAAGCTGTCAGAAAAAGTTGTCCGAAGCTGCATCGATTCATTCACGTTTCCACTTCATCTGTCTATGGCAAGTTTGCTTCAGGTGATGAGATGTTAGCTACGCGGCCCATTTCGCCATATGGTGTCACAAAACTGGCAGCGGAAAACCTGTGCTGGTCGTTTGCAGAAGCATGGAAATTACCCATTGTCATTCTTCGATATTTTTCGGTTTACGGTCCGCGACAACGACCTGATATGGGTTATCAGCGATTTATCGAAGCCTTTTCTCGTAAGCAGGCAGTTCATATTTACGGTGATGGTCTTCAGGTCAGAGGCAACACATTTGTATCAGATTGTGTAGCAGCCACTATCGCAGCAGTTGATGCACCCGTTCATGAAGTGTTTAATATAGGTGGGATGGAGATGGCGAATGTGTGGGACATCATTCAGAAATTGAAAGGTATTACAGGAATCGATCCTGAAATTGTCATACGCCCAGAACGACCTGGCGACCAACGGCATACCTTTGCTGATTGCAGCAAAGCAGGCAGGCATCTTCGCTGGCAACCGCAGATATCGCTTACGGACGGGCTGACACAACAGTGGAACTGGCATCTTCAAAACAACTTGTAA
- a CDS encoding glycosyltransferase family 4 protein, translating into MTVVLDLRVIKGSGGGPDKTIINSPRYLAERGYEMLCVYLHHPDDVGFPKLREKAHAKGVELISIPDHGPLDYKVISQTLKLCRERNVTIWHGHDYKTNLLGLLVYPFWPMRLVTTVHGWVEQTQRTPLYYLIDRCTLRFYEKVFCVSDDLFQICRQSGVPRSRCILLRNGIDLSEYQRFKYTSQAKTELGIEQDRFLIGAVGRLSSEKGFDLLIESVKSLIDQKLPLQLMIFGEGKEESLLQRKIDESGYGGQIQLMGFQSDLRPFYEAMDLFVLSSMREGLPNVVLEAMALGVPVLSTRVAGIPKLMEHDVNGYIIDPGSTDALTDGLRILYHDAERRERFSRNGRVTVESRFSFSNRMSRLVDVYDSMQANAPRLAGACS; encoded by the coding sequence ATGACTGTAGTTCTTGATCTGCGGGTGATAAAAGGTTCTGGTGGTGGACCAGATAAGACAATCATAAACTCGCCTCGATATCTGGCAGAGCGGGGTTATGAGATGCTCTGCGTCTATCTGCATCATCCAGATGATGTGGGTTTTCCCAAGCTGAGAGAAAAAGCTCACGCCAAGGGAGTTGAACTCATTTCGATCCCAGATCATGGGCCGTTGGATTACAAGGTTATTTCTCAAACTTTGAAATTGTGCCGAGAGAGAAACGTGACCATTTGGCATGGTCACGATTATAAAACGAACTTATTGGGCTTATTGGTTTACCCATTCTGGCCTATGCGATTGGTAACCACGGTTCATGGATGGGTCGAGCAAACGCAACGCACACCGTTATATTATCTCATTGATCGGTGTACACTTCGCTTTTATGAAAAGGTCTTCTGCGTATCGGATGATCTTTTTCAGATTTGCCGTCAATCCGGTGTGCCTCGCAGCCGGTGCATCCTGTTGAGGAATGGAATTGATTTATCAGAGTATCAGAGATTCAAATATACTTCACAGGCAAAAACAGAATTAGGGATAGAACAGGATAGATTTCTAATCGGTGCAGTAGGTAGGCTTTCGTCAGAAAAGGGTTTCGACTTGCTGATTGAAAGTGTCAAATCGCTGATCGATCAGAAACTGCCTTTACAATTGATGATTTTCGGTGAAGGCAAAGAAGAGTCTTTGCTTCAGAGAAAAATTGATGAAAGTGGTTACGGCGGCCAGATTCAATTGATGGGTTTTCAATCTGACCTTCGACCCTTCTACGAAGCCATGGATCTTTTTGTTTTAAGCAGCATGCGAGAAGGTCTTCCAAATGTGGTGTTGGAAGCGATGGCATTGGGAGTGCCAGTGCTCTCTACCCGTGTCGCTGGCATTCCAAAGTTAATGGAACACGATGTGAATGGCTACATCATCGATCCTGGATCGACAGATGCTCTGACTGATGGTTTACGCATACTCTACCACGATGCAGAACGCAGGGAGCGATTCAGCAGGAACGGTCGAGTTACGGTTGAATCCCGTTTCAGCTTCAGCAATCGGATGTCTAGGCTGGTGGATGTGTACGACAGTATGCAGGCAAATGCACCTCGTCTAGCAGGAGCCTGTTCATGA
- a CDS encoding aminotransferase class V-fold PLP-dependent enzyme produces MNNSLPATDDFPFLLQMHANAEPWIYLDSAATTLKPKAVIHAVTHALTNHSTNVHRSVYELGDITTELYEQSRRKVASFFGAMEHEVVFLRNATEGINLIASGYPRNGVSIVSISEHHSNLLPWRKSAFRQIDPLFNESQYLELLSQELKKGDVSLVSISHVNNVTGLQTNVKKVAQLVHQYGAVLVVDAAQSAGRISIDVSELDCDFLVCSGHKMYGPSGIGILYGKSEHLHRLQIQNLGGGTVEKVFDERLELRKPPWCFEAGTPAIESAIGLGAAIDYLQNLGMDVVEKYEKELTQYALQRLGEIKKCQLIVRDSSHTPAGVISFFLRSESSHVVARTLSDRYGICIRSGFHCTQPFHDSLSIPPSLRISFGLYNTVEEINRCMEALQEITRNSPR; encoded by the coding sequence ATGAACAACTCACTTCCAGCAACTGATGATTTTCCGTTTCTCCTTCAAATGCATGCCAATGCTGAGCCATGGATTTATCTGGACAGTGCAGCGACAACGCTAAAACCCAAAGCTGTAATTCATGCCGTTACTCATGCCTTAACCAATCACAGCACCAATGTACATCGTTCTGTGTATGAATTAGGCGATATCACAACAGAACTCTATGAACAGTCTCGACGCAAAGTCGCCAGCTTTTTCGGAGCAATGGAACATGAAGTGGTGTTTCTCCGAAACGCCACCGAAGGAATTAATTTGATTGCCAGTGGATACCCGAGGAACGGAGTATCTATCGTTTCAATCAGTGAGCACCATTCCAACCTATTACCCTGGCGAAAATCAGCTTTTAGACAGATTGATCCACTGTTCAATGAATCTCAGTATCTGGAATTACTCAGTCAGGAATTGAAAAAGGGTGATGTCTCACTGGTTTCCATATCACATGTCAACAATGTTACTGGATTGCAAACCAATGTTAAAAAAGTTGCACAACTGGTTCATCAATATGGTGCAGTGCTCGTGGTGGATGCAGCACAGTCTGCAGGCAGAATCTCTATAGATGTTTCTGAACTCGATTGTGATTTTCTCGTATGCAGCGGGCACAAAATGTACGGGCCGTCGGGTATCGGCATTCTCTACGGAAAATCTGAACATCTACATCGACTTCAGATTCAGAATCTTGGAGGTGGCACCGTTGAGAAAGTTTTTGACGAACGATTAGAACTAAGAAAACCACCATGGTGTTTTGAAGCAGGCACACCAGCTATTGAATCTGCCATTGGACTTGGAGCAGCCATAGACTATCTGCAAAACTTGGGCATGGATGTTGTCGAGAAATATGAAAAGGAACTTACGCAATACGCTTTGCAAAGGCTAGGTGAAATCAAGAAGTGCCAACTCATAGTACGCGACAGTTCGCATACACCTGCTGGAGTAATCAGTTTTTTCCTCAGATCAGAATCCTCTCACGTCGTAGCAAGAACACTGAGTGACAGGTATGGTATTTGTATTCGATCTGGGTTTCACTGTACCCAGCCGTTTCATGATTCGCTGAGTATTCCTCCAAGCTTGCGAATCTCATTTGGCTTGTATAACACAGTGGAAGAAATCAATCGGTGTATGGAAGCATTACAGGAAATTACAAGAAACAGTCCTCGCTGA
- a CDS encoding phenylacetate--CoA ligase family protein: MIIANGASIAVETIEIPPNACNVVCGIADRAPVTFKEFLKQSIRNNSLFNQQGLINLRGVIERQWVLRKQTLAPIEPGIDSAFLRTLDHHLDVIARIGPRILRAYPLYLMWLADRAKQLCMRFPSIQCIIPYGGLASPKMINRVETGFRAAFRNVYGTSELGIIAASCGQSEGMHVFDDLFLARVEQVVPHESNGLLLLTDLSNTVMPLINYQVGDVGKLEYDACPCGRKSPRLHIQGRLQECLISDNQLITASQIADCMFEDMAIANGRVDEVSSGCFEAYIVAMPGSEHKPDLDAWEHRFRKLLGKRLKRLKSRFIPYIVPESSGKYLMHRPFANRSKLMFTA; the protein is encoded by the coding sequence TTGATTATCGCTAACGGCGCATCCATTGCAGTTGAAACAATAGAAATACCTCCCAATGCGTGCAATGTTGTGTGTGGTATCGCGGATCGAGCCCCAGTGACATTTAAGGAATTTCTCAAGCAGTCGATTAGGAATAACAGTCTCTTCAATCAACAAGGTCTAATTAATCTACGCGGCGTCATTGAAAGACAGTGGGTATTACGAAAACAAACTCTTGCTCCGATCGAACCGGGGATAGACTCTGCATTTCTCAGAACACTGGATCATCATCTGGATGTGATTGCCCGAATTGGCCCACGCATTCTTCGGGCATATCCGCTTTACCTTATGTGGTTAGCTGATCGAGCCAAACAGTTATGCATGCGATTCCCGTCTATTCAGTGCATCATTCCCTATGGTGGTCTGGCATCTCCAAAAATGATCAATAGGGTAGAGACCGGTTTTCGTGCAGCATTCCGCAATGTTTATGGAACCAGTGAACTGGGAATAATAGCAGCCTCCTGTGGTCAAAGTGAGGGTATGCATGTTTTTGATGATCTTTTTCTTGCAAGAGTCGAACAGGTTGTGCCACATGAATCAAATGGATTGTTGTTGCTGACTGATTTATCGAATACCGTGATGCCACTGATCAATTATCAGGTTGGGGATGTCGGCAAGCTTGAATACGATGCTTGCCCTTGTGGCAGAAAATCCCCTAGACTGCATATCCAGGGTCGACTGCAAGAATGTTTGATAAGTGATAATCAGCTTATAACTGCCAGTCAAATCGCAGATTGTATGTTTGAAGATATGGCCATTGCCAATGGTCGAGTTGACGAGGTTTCATCAGGCTGCTTTGAGGCCTACATCGTTGCAATGCCAGGCTCTGAGCATAAACCTGATCTCGATGCATGGGAACATCGTTTTCGTAAACTACTTGGCAAACGACTCAAGAGATTGAAAAGTAGATTTATCCCCTATATTGTCCCAGAATCGAGTGGAAAATATCTGATGCATCGCCCATTCGCCAATCGTTCAAAGTTAATGTTCACAGCATGA
- a CDS encoding acyltransferase — MRNITKLVSRAIAHIIIFPVLLWHWLWVPLLGRDRCLQGSSEWLSLLPGIFGQYLRNAFLSWTIQACHPTATISFGTVFSKTNARIDENVYVGPGCFLGLVHLQKDVLIGSGVHITSGAQTHGFSDVSKPIREQQGVLTLVTIGERSWIGSAAIVMADVGRNSVVGAGAVVTKAVPDNVISVGVPARVVQHRIQHRNSQ, encoded by the coding sequence ATGCGGAACATTACAAAGCTGGTCTCGAGAGCTATCGCACACATTATCATATTTCCAGTATTGTTGTGGCATTGGCTCTGGGTACCGCTGCTGGGCAGAGACAGATGTTTACAAGGATCAAGTGAATGGTTGAGCTTATTGCCGGGAATATTTGGTCAATATTTAAGAAACGCATTTTTATCATGGACCATACAGGCATGTCACCCAACTGCGACCATCTCATTCGGCACAGTGTTTTCCAAAACTAATGCCCGCATCGATGAAAATGTCTATGTCGGTCCGGGCTGTTTTCTGGGCTTAGTACATCTTCAAAAGGATGTGTTGATTGGATCAGGAGTTCACATCACGAGCGGTGCACAAACGCATGGATTCAGCGATGTAAGTAAACCCATCCGTGAACAGCAAGGTGTTCTGACGTTGGTTACCATCGGTGAAAGATCATGGATAGGAAGTGCTGCCATTGTCATGGCTGATGTAGGGCGCAATTCAGTGGTAGGAGCAGGTGCTGTGGTGACCAAAGCAGTCCCCGATAACGTTATTTCAGTGGGGGTGCCTGCAAGAGTAGTTCAGCATCGCATTCAACATCGAAACAGCCAATAA
- a CDS encoding glycosyltransferase translates to MTLSNRQIKVGFVLHVMQVAGAEVLVAETIRRLRREINATVFCLDAIGAIGEQLRREGTTVICLHRKPGRDWSLSKRLADASKAENIDVMHAHQYTPFFYAALSRIFNNTDYRLIFTEHGRHYPDHVGAVRRNVNRMILSRYADVINACCGFSANALAVKDGFSCKPVDVIENGIDFQRYQSSVNKYASKLKLGLAPEKRYIACVARFHPVKDHFTLIKSFANLADDISDVELLLIGDGELRESLTQLCSELKISDRVQFLGIRSDVAEILQAVDIFSLTSLCEAASLTVLEAMASGLPVVITDVGGNPEMVRDGIEGFLTPRQDVQAIASALKKLLHQPDLALTMGQAGKNRVQKHYSLSGTIDRYYQLYRQLSTHGLTASMQAQLA, encoded by the coding sequence ATGACCTTAAGTAACAGACAAATCAAAGTAGGTTTTGTTCTTCATGTCATGCAGGTCGCTGGTGCTGAAGTTTTAGTCGCCGAGACGATTAGAAGATTACGAAGGGAGATTAATGCCACAGTTTTTTGTCTTGATGCCATTGGAGCGATTGGGGAACAACTGCGAAGAGAAGGTACAACAGTAATCTGTCTACACCGAAAACCAGGGCGTGATTGGAGTTTGAGTAAACGACTTGCAGATGCTTCCAAAGCAGAGAATATTGATGTCATGCATGCGCATCAGTACACACCGTTCTTTTATGCAGCATTAAGTCGAATCTTCAACAATACCGATTATCGATTAATATTCACAGAGCATGGCAGGCACTATCCAGATCATGTTGGTGCAGTCAGGCGAAATGTGAACCGAATGATTCTATCCAGATACGCTGATGTCATTAACGCCTGTTGTGGCTTCAGTGCAAATGCGCTGGCTGTCAAGGACGGCTTTTCATGCAAACCAGTAGATGTGATTGAAAATGGTATAGATTTTCAAAGATACCAATCATCAGTTAATAAATACGCAAGCAAACTCAAGTTAGGTCTCGCGCCTGAAAAACGGTATATTGCCTGTGTTGCCCGGTTTCATCCTGTAAAAGATCATTTCACACTGATCAAGTCATTTGCTAATTTAGCAGATGACATTTCAGATGTTGAATTGCTCCTGATCGGGGATGGTGAGTTGCGAGAATCGTTAACGCAACTTTGTTCAGAATTAAAGATCAGTGATCGCGTTCAATTCCTGGGAATACGATCCGATGTCGCAGAAATTCTTCAAGCTGTAGATATTTTTTCACTGACATCATTATGTGAAGCCGCATCATTGACAGTACTTGAAGCCATGGCTTCCGGTTTACCTGTTGTGATTACTGATGTAGGTGGTAACCCTGAGATGGTCAGAGATGGCATCGAAGGATTCCTTACACCCCGTCAAGACGTGCAGGCTATTGCCTCAGCATTAAAAAAGCTGCTTCATCAACCTGATCTTGCACTTACCATGGGGCAGGCAGGTAAAAACCGTGTCCAGAAGCATTACTCATTAAGTGGAACTATTGATCGTTACTATCAACTGTATCGACAACTATCCACGCATGGCCTAACTGCGAGCATGCAGGCACAATTGGCATGA
- a CDS encoding O-antigen ligase family protein: MKQMFFMVPTMAIGTLGSFFSHPYQGVLIYYLYAVLRPQFIWQWSLPLVAWSFYVSLCAILATIAWRIGILDFDGDENKLSNNIGHYSVFAFATWISLTYFTARHPEVSYPFFIEYLKMFTMFIVARYAIAYLQHVWFIYLSITITLCYIAYEVNEIYLSLGYLYVYRRGYGGLDNNGAALMLAMGVPLCLYAWDGIRHWVRWGFLLFIPVIIHAVLTSYSRGAMLATVLCIPLFYMRCRSKKQLAIILLGIAAIMPFLAGKEIQERFFSIQQHDIDESANSRRKSWSIAIQMATESPIVGFGIRNSNLYTYAYGADMEGRTIHSQWLQTAADSGYVALGLYLVCYVGMYLCCRRVRKALGKRDDYDARRARIIVNGCEGALVLFAIGATFLSLENFELPYILFLLAAQIWSICQATNSFTDAGQAGQAIDEQSQCEQH, from the coding sequence ATGAAGCAGATGTTTTTCATGGTCCCAACCATGGCAATTGGGACTTTGGGAAGTTTTTTCTCACACCCTTATCAGGGTGTGTTGATTTATTATTTGTATGCAGTTCTCAGGCCGCAATTTATCTGGCAATGGTCATTGCCGTTGGTGGCCTGGTCTTTTTATGTTTCACTCTGTGCCATCTTAGCCACTATCGCCTGGCGAATAGGCATTCTTGATTTTGATGGTGATGAGAACAAGCTATCGAACAATATAGGACACTATTCGGTTTTTGCCTTTGCAACGTGGATCAGCTTGACGTACTTTACCGCGAGGCATCCAGAAGTTTCATATCCGTTTTTCATTGAATACCTGAAGATGTTTACCATGTTTATTGTTGCACGATATGCAATAGCATATTTACAGCATGTATGGTTTATCTATTTATCGATTACAATAACATTGTGTTACATTGCTTATGAAGTAAACGAAATTTACTTATCGTTAGGTTACTTATATGTTTATCGTCGAGGATACGGTGGGCTGGATAATAACGGCGCTGCATTGATGCTGGCCATGGGAGTTCCGCTCTGCCTGTATGCATGGGATGGGATAAGACACTGGGTACGATGGGGGTTCTTGTTGTTCATTCCCGTTATTATTCATGCAGTGCTGACATCTTATTCCAGAGGGGCAATGCTCGCTACCGTACTATGCATTCCATTGTTTTACATGCGATGCAGAAGTAAAAAGCAATTGGCCATCATTCTGCTTGGGATTGCGGCAATTATGCCTTTTCTAGCTGGTAAGGAAATTCAGGAACGTTTTTTTTCAATACAGCAACATGATATTGATGAAAGCGCTAATAGCAGAAGGAAGAGTTGGTCAATTGCAATACAGATGGCGACTGAATCGCCCATTGTTGGTTTTGGTATTCGTAATTCAAATCTTTATACCTATGCATACGGTGCTGATATGGAGGGTCGAACCATTCATTCGCAATGGCTTCAGACAGCTGCTGACAGTGGATATGTTGCACTAGGACTGTACTTAGTATGTTATGTCGGGATGTATCTTTGTTGCCGACGAGTACGTAAAGCGCTTGGAAAACGGGATGACTACGATGCCAGGCGTGCCAGAATAATCGTTAACGGGTGCGAAGGAGCCTTAGTCCTTTTCGCCATTGGAGCCACATTCTTATCATTGGAGAATTTTGAATTACCTTACATCCTTTTTCTTTTAGCAGCACAAATCTGGTCAATTTGCCAGGCAACTAACTCATTCACTGATGCTGGTCAGGCAGGTCAGGCAATTGATGAACAATCACAGTGTGAACAGCATTGA
- a CDS encoding glycosyltransferase, with the protein MRLLFVKEQMSWPRSSGHDVHSYYSMQALVKQGHVVGLVTLREINPQAIAGCGLAETWCLNKEQLTKDSPLLLNASQEKFRNYWGIEKKNIVRIGEIAKEFQTDAVVVVGLNVLPYLGAVDQALRIWYAGDEWVWHHLSQVKWLRPSTWGELKQALVKGLYERAYAPFLDRAWMVSQADEKAIHRIAKIKAVDVLPNGVDTDHFKPMDVPQQPRSCTFWGRLDFGPNIQALEWFCQKIWPAVRQAVKDANFTIYGFMPTDPVKRLVIAAQGIELKADLPDLREEIAKHELVVLPFVSGGGIKNKLLEASAMGKAIVCTPRTTEGLSTGSSVRIASTPQEWLQVIQSLWNSSAERNHLGQEARRWVKQEHTWDAVASKAVQGIEESIRMRKSA; encoded by the coding sequence GTGCGACTGCTCTTCGTTAAGGAACAGATGTCGTGGCCTCGTTCCAGCGGCCATGATGTGCATTCCTATTACAGCATGCAGGCCCTGGTGAAACAGGGCCATGTTGTTGGACTGGTTACACTTCGAGAAATCAATCCGCAGGCAATTGCAGGATGTGGCTTAGCTGAAACATGGTGTCTCAACAAGGAGCAATTGACCAAAGATTCTCCACTGCTGTTGAATGCATCGCAGGAGAAATTCCGCAACTACTGGGGGATTGAAAAGAAGAACATTGTTCGCATTGGTGAGATTGCGAAAGAGTTTCAGACGGATGCAGTGGTGGTCGTCGGGTTAAATGTATTGCCTTATTTGGGAGCTGTGGATCAGGCATTGCGAATCTGGTATGCCGGTGATGAGTGGGTTTGGCATCATCTCTCGCAAGTGAAATGGTTACGTCCCTCCACCTGGGGAGAACTCAAGCAGGCACTGGTGAAAGGATTGTATGAACGTGCATATGCACCATTCCTTGATCGTGCCTGGATGGTTTCACAGGCTGATGAGAAGGCCATTCATCGCATTGCAAAAATCAAAGCGGTTGATGTGCTGCCCAACGGTGTGGATACGGATCATTTCAAGCCAATGGATGTTCCACAACAGCCACGCTCGTGTACCTTCTGGGGCAGACTGGATTTCGGGCCGAACATTCAGGCATTGGAATGGTTTTGTCAAAAAATCTGGCCTGCAGTCAGGCAGGCAGTCAAAGATGCGAACTTTACTATCTATGGTTTCATGCCAACTGATCCTGTTAAGCGACTGGTAATTGCTGCACAGGGAATTGAGTTAAAAGCCGATCTGCCTGATCTACGTGAAGAGATCGCAAAACATGAACTGGTAGTGTTGCCTTTTGTCAGCGGGGGTGGCATTAAGAATAAATTGCTGGAAGCCAGTGCGATGGGGAAGGCAATCGTCTGTACGCCTCGAACAACGGAAGGATTGAGTACAGGATCTTCCGTACGTATTGCATCAACGCCGCAAGAATGGTTGCAGGTCATTCAGTCGTTATGGAATAGTTCAGCTGAACGTAACCATTTGGGACAGGAAGCGCGTCGTTGGGTGAAGCAGGAACACACGTGGGATGCAGTTGCAAGCAAAGCAGTGCAGGGGATCGAAGAATCGATCAGGATGCGTAAGTCAGCATGA
- a CDS encoding glycosyltransferase family 2 protein: MQPWLVIVNYNGWEDTIKCLHSVEPLISQCQTVLVDNASNDDRCDEMRKQFPWCHVVREAENGGWAGGNNAGLKYALERDAQWVVLLNNDTTVDARIINQLQQAIRENPEYGIIGPVINHMHQPDEVMTDGCRFNRPGCPGFFQRLEVPVDAQAPLQMTEVDIVNGCCLAVSHAVCEKIGLVDESFFLIHEESDFCLRAREAGYKCGVFNRSLVLHKGSSSFKRTGQRTQRYYDSRNLRLLLRKHLGKHREGRGTLSSYRHYFNYLYYRYDLECENGSHEAASAVLDGLYDGLTGRYGPYQVKRRRWGISILKCLFEFRRAVTGWLSPSVKESPSSATALR, from the coding sequence ATGCAACCCTGGCTCGTCATCGTCAATTACAACGGCTGGGAAGATACCATCAAGTGTCTTCATTCAGTGGAGCCATTGATTTCGCAGTGTCAGACAGTGCTGGTGGACAATGCCTCCAATGACGATCGTTGTGACGAGATGCGGAAGCAGTTTCCATGGTGCCATGTTGTGCGTGAGGCAGAGAATGGCGGCTGGGCCGGGGGAAATAATGCTGGATTGAAATATGCATTGGAGCGTGACGCTCAATGGGTGGTGTTGCTGAATAATGATACCACGGTTGATGCAAGGATTATTAATCAACTGCAGCAGGCGATTCGAGAGAATCCTGAATATGGCATCATCGGGCCGGTGATTAATCACATGCATCAGCCTGATGAAGTAATGACCGATGGCTGTCGGTTCAATCGGCCGGGTTGTCCCGGCTTTTTCCAGCGTTTGGAGGTTCCTGTTGATGCACAGGCGCCTTTGCAGATGACCGAAGTAGATATTGTCAACGGTTGTTGTCTGGCAGTTTCCCATGCAGTATGTGAGAAGATCGGGCTGGTGGATGAATCGTTTTTCCTCATCCATGAAGAATCAGATTTCTGTTTGCGGGCACGCGAAGCGGGGTATAAATGTGGTGTCTTTAATCGTTCGCTGGTACTGCACAAAGGTTCCAGCAGCTTTAAGCGTACGGGGCAGCGAACCCAGCGGTATTACGACTCACGCAATCTGCGGCTGTTGCTTCGGAAACACCTGGGCAAGCATCGCGAAGGGCGTGGAACTCTGAGTTCCTATCGTCACTATTTCAATTATCTGTACTACCGCTATGATCTGGAATGCGAAAATGGTAGTCATGAAGCTGCATCCGCGGTGTTGGATGGCTTATATGATGGGCTTACTGGCCGATATGGGCCATATCAGGTGAAACGCAGGCGTTGGGGCATCAGCATTTTGAAGTGTCTATTTGAGTTTCGACGGGCCGTGACAGGCTGGCTGTCGCCAAGCGTGAAGGAGTCACCCAGCAGTGCGACTGCTCTTCGTTAA